GAGCGGCTGCTCGCCCCGCCTGATGCAGGCCGCGAAGTGCTCCAGCTCGAGCTTGAACGGGTTGGCCTGCCATGACCGGGTGGTCTTGGCGGGGTGGCCCTCGGCGTCGATCCACTGCACGGTGACGTCGGTCGGAATCCCGCGGCTCCATCCCGTGGGGAACGACGCGATCACACGATCGCGCGAGCCGTAGACCGCGAGCGTTTCCTCGAAGCTGAACAGCTCCGGCAGGTCGATCCAGTTGCACACGGCCCGCGCGCCGCCGGCGTACTCCAGCACTGTGGTCAGGGCGACGCCGCCGGACCAGATGTCGGTGCTCACCACGCGGCGCGGGCTGCCGAACATGCCGTGCAGGTTGCCGATGTCGTGGATCATGCTGCCGTTGATTGCCCCGAAGGCGCTGAGCGTGGCGGCGTCGACCCGGTCGCGGCCCAGCGCCTCGGCGACGAGCCGGTCCGACTCGGCGCGCCCGGTCTCGATCACCTCAGGCGGCAAGTCCGACGGCACGTGGTAGTCGAACGTCGCCAGGTGCAGCGCGTTGTCGGGGTGCAGGTGGTTGACCTGGATGAAGCGCACGTCGTCGATCTGCGCCACCCGCCGCTGCGCGAATTGGTAGGCCGGGTCGTAGCGCTTCATGTAGGCCGCCTGGTAGACGACGCCGGCGCGGTCGGCGGCGTCGGCCATCGCCTCCGCCTCGGCAACCGCGTAGCACACGGGCTTCTCGACCAGGATGTGCTTGCCGGCCTCGGCGGCCGCGATGGCCGGCGGCGCATGCGAGCCGGTCGTGCAAACGATCACCGCGTCGATGTCGGACCGCTCGACCAACTCTCGGTAGTCCACGTGTTGCCGCTCCGGCGGCACGCCGTAGGCGGCGCCGACGTGCGCCAGCAGCTCCCGCGAAAGATCACACAGCCCGGCGATCTCGAACTCGTCCCGCAGCTCAACCAGGTGCGGCAGATGCTGTATCTGCGCAATACCGCCGCAGCCGATGACGCCGATCCGAATCCTGCTCACGGTCCGCACCGCCTGGAATCTGACACGGACACATGACCTGTCGACGCGGGGCTCACGTGGCCTAACCGCCGCTCAGGACCTTGTAGCCGTAGTTGTCCTTGGTGCGTTCGGCCACGGGGAGCACCTCGACCACGACGCGGGATAGCCCCACGACCTCGCCGTCGGCGTCGAAGCTGTAGTCGTCGCCGAGGGCGCCGCTCCAGGTGATGTCGTAGAGGCAGTCGCGGAATCCGTCGGCGTCCTGGTCGTCGCCGGTTTGGCTGAGGCACTCCGCCGCGATGTAGACGGTGTCGTAGGCGGAGCCGAGGTGCCAGGGGAGGGTGATGTAGTCGTAACGCTGCCGGAAGTCGGCGAGCACCGACTGCGCCTTGGCGTTGTTGGGGTCGGGCGCGGCGGTGATGGCTTTGACCCCGGTGGCCGCGTCGCCCGCGATTTCGAGCGAGGTGCTGCCCACGGTGATGGTTTCGCCGTAGATCGGGCCGGTGTAACCCAGCTCTCGCGCCTGCTTGATGATGGTGCCGGCCGCGAACTCGGCCTGCGGCGTGACGTGGAGCGCGTCCGGGTTGGCCTCGAAGAGCTTGGTGAGCTGCGACCGGAAGTCCGTGACGTCGGAGCCAAAGCGCTCCTCCGCGACGACGGCGCCGCCGTTCTCCTCGAACCGCGCAACGGTCGTGCGCCGGACGCCCTCGGCGTAGTCGGTTTCCTCGGTGATGGTGGCCAGGGTGCGGATGCCGTCGGCCCAGAGCACGTCGCCGGTGCGGATGCCGACCTCGATGTCGCTGATCTGGGTGCGGAAGATGTAGTCGCCGGCGTCGGCGATATCGGGGTTGCTGGCCAGTCCTGAGAACAGCACCACGCCGTCCGCCTCGGCCAGCGGCGCGACGCCGAGCATGGCCCCGCTGCACGATGTTCCGAGGATGATCTTCACGCCGTCGACGTCGGTGAGCTTGTTGTAGGCGTTGATTG
The genomic region above belongs to Chloroflexota bacterium and contains:
- a CDS encoding Gfo/Idh/MocA family oxidoreductase — translated: MSRIRIGVIGCGGIAQIQHLPHLVELRDEFEIAGLCDLSRELLAHVGAAYGVPPERQHVDYRELVERSDIDAVIVCTTGSHAPPAIAAAEAGKHILVEKPVCYAVAEAEAMADAADRAGVVYQAAYMKRYDPAYQFAQRRVAQIDDVRFIQVNHLHPDNALHLATFDYHVPSDLPPEVIETGRAESDRLVAEALGRDRVDAATLSAFGAINGSMIHDIGNLHGMFGSPRRVVSTDIWSGGVALTTVLEYAGGARAVCNWIDLPELFSFEETLAVYGSRDRVIASFPTGWSRGIPTDVTVQWIDAEGHPAKTTRSWQANPFKLELEHFAACIRRGEQPLTPGREAVDHVALVRDIVLAHLDTVA
- a CDS encoding ABC transporter substrate-binding protein; this encodes MRFSLLKRIVALGLLAGVVSVLAACGEDADDATPYRIGVMESLTGAGETYGTVANQAKLMALEEINAAGGVDGRRLELVVEDSKCNAQDAINAYNKLTDVDGVKIILGTSCSGAMLGVAPLAEADGVVLFSGLASNPDIADAGDYIFRTQISDIEVGIRTGDVLWADGIRTLATITEETDYAEGVRRTTVARFEENGGAVVAEERFGSDVTDFRSQLTKLFEANPDALHVTPQAEFAAGTIIKQARELGYTGPIYGETITVGSTSLEIAGDAATGVKAITAAPDPNNAKAQSVLADFRQRYDYITLPWHLGSAYDTVYIAAECLSQTGDDQDADGFRDCLYDITWSGALGDDYSFDADGEVVGLSRVVVEVLPVAERTKDNYGYKVLSGG